One segment of Gemmatimonadota bacterium DNA contains the following:
- a CDS encoding FAD-binding protein: MNLAGMLMQKVEGEVRFDKMSRILYSTDASMYQIEPVGVVLPKHQQDVLHVINLANEHEAPIIPRGGGTGLAGGVVGSGIVMDMSKYMNRILDFNAEEGWVRVEPGVILDELNAFLKPHGLQFAPDVATSSRATIGGMVANNSAGAHSVIYGKTIDHVLELDLVLSDGTEIMVGELDEPAVQQKCEQQDLEGQTYREVIRIARENAEEIERRYPKILRRVGGYNLDEFIKKQPFNLARMVIGSEGTLATVVGAKLKVIPLPQAKALGIVQFNDLIASMKAVAPILETAPAAVELIDKMILDQTKGSMELSRMRSWVQGDPEAVLAVEYYGDSVGELASKLDELEALLGNQNLEYTFSRAVSDAEQANVWNVRKAGLGLLMGVKGDSKPIAFVEDAAVPPERLPDYISEFGALVKSLNTRAGYYAHASVGLLHVRPMVNLKEADEIAKMRFIAESVRDLVMKYGGAVSGEHGDGLVRSCWNETFFGTTLYEAFREVKRAFDPKGLMNPGKIVDAPMMTENLRYGADYRTHEINTHFDFSADGGFHRAVEMCNGVGECRKKLVGTMCPSYMATLEEEHSTRGRANALRAAISGRWEGGLTDHRINDVLALCLECKACKAECPSNVDMAKIKYEFKAHYYAKHGRPLRSLLFGNVELMGKLGCLVAPLANRLSRTGISKWMMKRLGIAPARSLPPFARQTFTHWFASRNAPSKNKRVVFFADTYMIYNYPEIGKAATALFEAAGYEVILAVKRCCGRPMLSSGYIDRVKENALFNIENLYQYTEQGYPIVGFEPSCVSMFTDEYGDLIDDPRVRAVADNIYTFEAFVQTFSERGEFSVPFTDLKKDILLHGHCHQKALWGIGPSEAALGMPEGFSVTPIQSGCCGMAGSFGYEAEHYDVSLKVGESRLLQVVRDADDTTEIAAAGLSCRQQIAHATGRTARHPAEVLADALDKGDG; this comes from the coding sequence GGCGGCGTGGTGGGAAGCGGTATTGTGATGGATATGTCGAAATACATGAATCGCATTCTCGACTTCAATGCCGAAGAAGGTTGGGTCAGGGTCGAGCCTGGCGTGATACTCGATGAACTCAATGCATTTCTCAAACCGCACGGATTGCAATTTGCGCCCGATGTGGCGACCAGCAGCCGCGCGACAATCGGGGGTATGGTGGCCAATAATTCTGCGGGCGCGCATTCGGTTATTTACGGTAAGACCATAGATCACGTTTTAGAACTCGATTTGGTCTTGTCCGATGGTACAGAAATAATGGTGGGGGAGTTAGACGAGCCTGCTGTGCAACAAAAATGCGAGCAACAAGACCTCGAAGGTCAGACGTATCGGGAGGTAATCCGCATAGCGAGAGAGAATGCGGAAGAAATTGAGCGGCGATATCCCAAAATTTTGCGGCGAGTCGGCGGATACAATCTCGATGAATTTATCAAAAAACAACCTTTTAATCTCGCGCGCATGGTCATTGGGTCTGAGGGGACTCTGGCGACCGTTGTCGGGGCAAAGCTCAAGGTAATTCCACTGCCGCAGGCAAAGGCGCTGGGCATTGTTCAATTTAACGACCTGATTGCGTCTATGAAGGCTGTTGCGCCGATTTTAGAAACGGCTCCGGCCGCAGTAGAGCTGATAGATAAGATGATTCTCGATCAGACCAAAGGTTCTATGGAACTGTCCAGAATGCGTTCGTGGGTACAGGGGGATCCAGAAGCTGTGCTGGCGGTTGAATACTACGGAGATTCAGTAGGTGAACTGGCCTCTAAGCTGGACGAACTCGAAGCGCTGTTGGGCAATCAGAATCTCGAATATACTTTTTCTCGTGCTGTTTCCGATGCCGAACAGGCCAATGTTTGGAATGTGCGCAAGGCAGGGCTGGGTTTGCTCATGGGCGTAAAAGGCGATTCCAAACCCATTGCTTTTGTCGAAGACGCCGCGGTTCCACCGGAAAGGCTACCCGATTATATTTCCGAGTTTGGCGCGCTGGTGAAATCTCTCAACACGCGTGCGGGTTATTATGCACACGCCAGTGTGGGTTTGCTACACGTTCGGCCGATGGTCAATCTCAAAGAGGCCGACGAGATCGCCAAAATGCGATTTATCGCTGAATCTGTACGCGATCTGGTAATGAAATACGGCGGTGCAGTGAGCGGAGAACACGGCGATGGCCTGGTTCGGAGTTGTTGGAACGAAACGTTCTTTGGCACGACGCTTTACGAGGCTTTTCGGGAGGTCAAACGCGCTTTTGACCCCAAAGGGCTGATGAATCCCGGCAAAATTGTCGATGCGCCGATGATGACCGAAAATTTGCGTTATGGGGCAGATTATCGCACGCACGAGATAAATACCCACTTCGATTTTTCTGCCGATGGGGGATTTCACCGCGCTGTTGAAATGTGCAATGGAGTGGGTGAGTGTCGCAAAAAGCTGGTGGGCACGATGTGTCCGTCTTATATGGCAACGCTGGAAGAAGAACATTCGACGCGCGGGCGGGCAAACGCGCTTCGAGCGGCGATTTCGGGACGGTGGGAAGGCGGGCTTACGGATCATCGCATCAATGATGTGCTCGCGCTTTGTCTGGAATGTAAGGCATGCAAAGCCGAGTGCCCATCCAATGTGGATATGGCAAAAATTAAGTATGAATTTAAGGCGCATTATTACGCCAAACACGGACGGCCATTGCGATCTCTTTTATTTGGCAATGTGGAATTGATGGGCAAACTCGGATGCCTCGTTGCCCCCCTTGCCAATCGTCTGTCCAGGACGGGTATTTCAAAGTGGATGATGAAACGCCTCGGGATCGCGCCTGCGCGGTCACTGCCGCCATTTGCTCGTCAGACATTTACACACTGGTTCGCCAGTCGCAATGCGCCTTCAAAAAATAAACGCGTTGTGTTTTTTGCCGATACGTATATGATCTACAACTATCCCGAAATTGGCAAGGCAGCCACGGCCTTGTTTGAAGCAGCGGGTTATGAGGTGATTTTGGCCGTAAAGCGATGTTGTGGCCGGCCGATGCTTTCGAGCGGTTATATCGACCGCGTAAAAGAAAACGCCCTGTTTAATATTGAAAATCTCTATCAATATACCGAGCAGGGGTATCCCATTGTGGGATTTGAACCGTCGTGTGTCTCGATGTTCACGGATGAATACGGCGATTTAATTGACGATCCGCGCGTGCGTGCCGTAGCCGACAATATTTATACCTTCGAAGCATTTGTGCAGACGTTTTCCGAACGGGGTGAATTTTCCGTGCCATTTACCGATCTGAAAAAAGACATCTTGCTCCACGGCCACTGCCACCAGAAGGCTCTTTGGGGGATAGGACCGTCTGAGGCTGCGTTGGGAATGCCCGAGGGCTTTTCCGTGACGCCCATTCAGTCGGGTTGTTGCGGCATGGCGGGTTCTTTCGGCTATGAAGCCGAGCACTACGACGTATCGCTCAAAGTGGGCGAGTCGCGGCTGCTTCAGGTGGTTCGCGACGCAGATGACACAACCGAGATTGCCGCAGCGGGGTTGTCGTGCAGGCAGCAGATTGCACACGCTACAGGTCGCACTGCCCGTCATCCCGCTGAGGTATTAGCAGACGCCCTGGATAAGGGCGATGGGTAA
- a CDS encoding acylphosphatase, whose protein sequence is MKRIRVIISGRVQGVGFRYFTQREGERHGLVGWVKNLSNGDVEAEAEGDEAHVDAFVEVIRRGPPASRVLDFKIAEIPANHRDAAFDITFF, encoded by the coding sequence ATCAAGCGCATTCGCGTGATAATCAGCGGACGGGTTCAGGGCGTTGGGTTCCGCTATTTCACACAGCGAGAAGGCGAGCGCCACGGGCTGGTCGGATGGGTAAAAAATTTATCCAATGGCGATGTTGAGGCTGAAGCAGAGGGGGATGAAGCTCACGTTGATGCATTTGTAGAAGTGATAAGACGAGGACCTCCTGCGTCTCGCGTCCTGGATTTTAAGATCGCCGAGATACCTGCGAACCACAGGGATGCTGCGTTTGATATAACGTTTTTTTAA
- a CDS encoding adenine phosphoribosyltransferase, translated as MDLKEFIREVPDFPKAGILFKDITTLIADADALRASIEKLAQPYRNGAVDLVVGIESRGFIFGTALARELGVGFVPIRKPGKLPADAISAEYELEYGTDKIEIHTDAIAKGQKVAIVDDLLATGGTMAAACQLVSELKGKIVGISFVIELDFLNGREKLENWPIHTLIHY; from the coding sequence GTGGACTTAAAAGAATTTATTCGCGAGGTGCCGGACTTTCCCAAAGCGGGTATCTTGTTCAAAGATATTACGACTCTGATTGCCGATGCGGACGCGCTTCGCGCATCGATAGAAAAACTCGCACAACCCTATCGCAATGGGGCTGTCGATCTCGTTGTGGGAATTGAGTCGCGTGGATTTATTTTTGGTACCGCACTCGCGCGAGAACTCGGTGTGGGCTTTGTGCCGATCCGCAAACCCGGCAAGCTACCGGCAGACGCGATCTCTGCGGAATACGAATTGGAATACGGAACAGATAAGATTGAGATCCATACAGACGCAATCGCCAAAGGACAAAAGGTCGCTATTGTGGATGATTTACTCGCAACTGGTGGCACAATGGCTGCTGCGTGTCAGCTCGTATCTGAACTCAAAGGGAAAATCGTCGGTATCTCTTTTGTCATTGAGCTGGACTTTTTAAACGGACGAGAAAAACTCGAAAATTGGCCCATTCACACGCTGATTCACTATTGA